A genomic segment from Microbulbifer elongatus encodes:
- the ccoG gene encoding cytochrome c oxidase accessory protein CcoG has protein sequence MEKIPVVQDIPAPEGKLHVRLTEGRFQNVRRLTSWPLLALFFSLVWIESNGEPWLLFSFEQHRILLFGNAISWRDLSLLAGLLIAAAALLFFVAVAWGRVWCGFACPQSIWTWMFIRIENITEGSAHTRARQARQPITGGLASRRLVKHLLWLALALATSATFVGYFVPIRQIINASAQFQLSVDIAAWIGIIALLTYLNAGLVREKICLHACPYARFQSVMFDADTQTVSYDQSRGEPRVSRRKGDGSAGDCVDCGICQQVCPTGIDIRNGLQAACIDCGACIDGCDQVMKKLGRPPGLIRFTSESRLQGQPGRVLRPRLTGYALVMVSAFAGVIFGFTDTTELLIEIRRDRTALFRQMDRNTVCNHYQIKVEGYQKQSNSVLVTLAEPAEFTLFGPPAIDLSENSANWLPYRICATIPQPVKRTLVFRFINGDSEARKETTFLTHRF, from the coding sequence ATGGAAAAAATCCCTGTGGTGCAGGACATACCAGCGCCAGAAGGCAAACTGCACGTCCGGCTCACCGAAGGCCGGTTTCAGAATGTACGCAGGCTGACCAGCTGGCCCCTGTTGGCTCTGTTTTTTTCCCTTGTCTGGATCGAGTCGAACGGGGAACCCTGGCTACTGTTTTCGTTTGAGCAACACCGTATCCTGCTCTTTGGCAATGCCATTTCCTGGCGCGACCTCTCACTGCTGGCGGGCCTGCTGATTGCCGCCGCGGCCCTTCTGTTCTTTGTCGCCGTTGCCTGGGGCCGCGTGTGGTGTGGCTTCGCCTGCCCGCAAAGCATATGGACGTGGATGTTTATCCGCATCGAAAACATCACCGAGGGCAGCGCGCACACCCGCGCGCGCCAGGCTCGCCAGCCCATTACGGGTGGGCTGGCGAGCCGGCGCCTGGTGAAGCATCTGCTCTGGCTCGCCCTGGCGCTCGCCACCAGTGCCACCTTTGTGGGTTACTTTGTACCGATTCGGCAAATTATTAACGCCAGCGCACAATTTCAGCTATCCGTCGATATTGCGGCCTGGATAGGCATCATCGCACTGCTGACGTACCTCAATGCCGGCCTGGTGCGTGAAAAGATCTGCCTGCACGCATGTCCCTATGCGCGCTTCCAGAGTGTGATGTTCGACGCGGATACGCAGACCGTCAGCTATGACCAAAGTCGCGGCGAGCCCCGCGTGAGCCGCCGAAAAGGCGACGGTAGCGCTGGCGATTGTGTCGACTGCGGAATCTGCCAGCAGGTTTGCCCCACAGGCATCGATATCCGCAATGGATTGCAAGCGGCCTGCATTGATTGCGGCGCCTGTATTGACGGCTGTGACCAGGTGATGAAAAAGCTCGGGCGGCCGCCGGGGCTGATCCGTTTTACTTCGGAGTCCCGGCTACAGGGGCAGCCTGGCCGGGTTCTCCGCCCGAGGCTCACCGGCTATGCGCTTGTTATGGTGAGTGCATTTGCCGGAGTGATTTTCGGGTTCACCGATACCACCGAGCTGCTGATCGAAATTCGGCGCGATCGCACCGCGCTGTTTCGGCAAATGGACCGGAACACCGTCTGCAATCACTACCAGATCAAGGTAGAGGGGTATCAGAAACAATCTAACAGCGTCCTGGTCACACTGGCGGAGCCGGCAGAGTTCACACTGTTCGGCCCACCGGCTATAGACCTTTCCGAGAACAGTGCGAACTGGCTACCCTATCGTATATGCGCGACCATCCCACAACCGGTCAAGCGGACCCTGGTGTTCCGGTTTATCAACGGTGACTCCGAAGCCCGCAAAGAAACCACATTTCTCACACACCGCTTTTGA
- a CDS encoding secondary thiamine-phosphate synthase enzyme YjbQ has protein sequence MALGKLEIVVNGQGLHEFTADVNRWLAGQNVFGSGLCTLFIQHTSASLLIQENADPSARVDLENWLNRLVPESDPLYTHTLEGPDDMPAHIKASLTACSLGIPMQDGRLLLGTWQGIYLWEHRHHRGTRNVIVQV, from the coding sequence ATGGCGCTTGGTAAGCTGGAAATTGTAGTGAATGGCCAGGGGCTGCACGAGTTTACCGCGGACGTAAACCGCTGGCTGGCCGGTCAGAATGTATTCGGCAGCGGCCTGTGCACGCTGTTTATCCAGCATACGTCGGCGAGCCTGCTGATTCAGGAGAATGCCGACCCCAGTGCGCGGGTGGATCTGGAAAACTGGCTGAATCGCCTGGTCCCGGAAAGTGATCCCCTCTATACCCATACACTCGAGGGGCCGGACGATATGCCGGCCCACATCAAAGCCTCCCTTACCGCCTGCAGCCTCGGCATTCCGATGCAAGACGGTCGCCTGTTGCTAGGGACCTGGCAGGGGATCTATCTGTGGGAGCATCGACACCACCGGGGTACCCGCAACGTGATTGTCCAGGTTTAG